One Robbsia sp. KACC 23696 DNA segment encodes these proteins:
- a CDS encoding EAL domain-containing protein, protein MYEGHESALIDDAPLTPRPHIDDDGRRRTVRYGNLTLFSAFEPIFSVSHMRAAGYEAKLRAHDELNQSVSPLSVFSQAARLGDLLELDRLSQSLHLANFRGLRQDHGWLFLNIHPAAIADFRHGAALIDELRRLEISPQRIVLQVLEQPNTDPRRVLEAVQLFRRHGFLIALDDFGAGHSNIDRVWKVQPDIVKLDRSMMFQATQQAHVARILPGLVSLLHESGRLVLVEGIASEQEALIAIEANVDFVQGHYFARPSVSPADANASYQCFDTLIDHYRDRVEARERDDTAALAPYVEAVAVAAKLLASGVALEQACNAYLQLPDAARCFVLDERGRQCGDNLLPPRPLRPRARRFMPLMNSEGARWDRRPYFRRAIADSGEVQTTRPYLSINEAHLCVTVSVAYRSADGMRVLCADVDWTRHDRSTYAPRGM, encoded by the coding sequence ATGTATGAAGGACACGAAAGCGCTCTAATCGACGACGCCCCGCTGACGCCACGCCCTCATATCGACGACGATGGCCGGCGCCGCACCGTGCGCTACGGCAACTTGACCTTGTTCAGCGCCTTCGAGCCGATTTTCAGCGTCTCGCATATGCGCGCTGCCGGTTATGAGGCGAAGCTGCGCGCGCACGATGAATTGAATCAAAGCGTCTCACCGCTGTCCGTCTTCAGCCAAGCGGCCCGCCTCGGGGATCTGCTGGAGCTGGATCGCTTGAGCCAATCCCTGCACCTGGCCAATTTCCGCGGACTGCGACAAGATCATGGCTGGCTGTTTCTGAACATCCACCCCGCCGCGATTGCCGATTTCCGGCACGGCGCGGCACTGATCGACGAACTGCGTCGCCTCGAAATTTCGCCGCAACGCATCGTTTTGCAGGTTCTGGAACAACCGAACACCGACCCCCGACGCGTGCTGGAGGCCGTTCAGCTGTTCCGCCGGCATGGCTTCCTGATCGCCCTTGACGACTTCGGCGCCGGCCATTCGAATATCGACCGGGTATGGAAGGTCCAACCCGATATCGTCAAGTTGGATCGGAGCATGATGTTCCAGGCCACGCAGCAGGCCCATGTCGCGCGGATTCTCCCGGGGCTGGTTTCCCTGCTGCACGAGTCGGGACGCCTGGTTCTGGTCGAAGGCATTGCCAGCGAGCAGGAGGCTTTGATCGCCATCGAGGCGAATGTCGACTTCGTTCAGGGCCACTATTTCGCCCGCCCCAGCGTCAGTCCGGCCGATGCCAACGCCAGCTATCAGTGCTTCGACACGTTGATCGATCACTATCGCGATCGCGTGGAAGCCCGGGAGCGAGACGACACGGCAGCGCTGGCACCTTATGTGGAGGCCGTGGCGGTGGCGGCGAAACTGCTAGCCAGTGGCGTCGCGCTCGAGCAGGCTTGCAATGCTTACCTGCAGCTACCCGATGCGGCCCGCTGCTTCGTGCTGGACGAGCGTGGCCGGCAATGCGGCGACAATCTGCTGCCCCCCCGGCCGCTACGCCCTCGCGCACGGCGCTTCATGCCCCTGATGAATTCCGAAGGCGCGCGCTGGGATCGGCGCCCGTATTTCCGACGCGCGATCGCCGATTCCGGCGAGGTACAGACCACCCGCCCCTATCTATCTATCAACGAGGCGCATCTGTGCGTGACCGTCTCGGTGGCGTATCGCAGCGCGGACGGGATGCGCGTCCTGTGCGCGGACGTCGATTGGACGCGGCACGATCGCTCGACCTACGCACCGCGTGGGATGTGA
- a CDS encoding DUF3309 family protein — protein sequence MLGTILLIILILLLIGAVPTWPHSRSWGYRPSGFVGIIVIIVIILLLTGHI from the coding sequence ATGTTGGGCACCATTCTTCTGATTATTCTGATTCTCCTTCTGATCGGCGCCGTGCCGACCTGGCCGCACAGCCGGTCGTGGGGCTACCGTCCTTCGGGCTTCGTCGGGATCATCGTCATCATCGTCATTATTTTGCTACTGACCGGGCATATTTGA